Within Scleropages formosus chromosome 24, fSclFor1.1, whole genome shotgun sequence, the genomic segment GTGAAGCAAACCACGCACAAAATGAAAAGCGCTCAACTCAAAGGTATATTATGGCTTTACATTACAGTTACCTGCTGACGACAAGTGAAGTTATTGATGTACATCGTGACATCACCAGACCAGGGAACGCGACAAGCGAAACTTTCCGTTAAATCTTATAGGAATATGAAATTTAATTAGTAAAATGATACTAgtagtgtatttttttcctcgaCTTGTCGATGTCACTGAAACGGAGCAaagcatctttttttaatgtttttttttttaatttttatttttgaggaCATTGCACAGACGCGCCGAATGACGTGCACGTGCCGTGGGAACGCGTCGAGCCCGTCGGTTCTTTCTGCATCACACCGCgcatcaaaagcacaaagtcaAGCTGCGTCCCTCATCAACCTTGCAGTCCGTAACCACATTTAAATGGACATTAAAAGGATGCTGTCGGCATCTAGCGGCAGACCTATGCAACTACACCTAGTTATTTTAAATCGACCAAAGTGATTTGTAATCCTGTCGCAATATgccttaaaaatgtaaaatatgggcCCTGTGACATTTGATGATTATCTGCATATTTTTAATGATGATTTTTCTACATCATGGTTGCCTGCCTGAAGGAGGAGCCACCATGTCAAAGTCCTTGAAAATACTAACATCTGTTAATATTGTTTTGACATATCTTGGTGTCTCATGGCATTTGCCACAGTCCTTGCCTTTAAAGACTGATTCCTCCCAAAGGTTCCTCGTATGCCTTGCAGTTACTGTGAGCACGCAAAatgaaaactcattttaaagaAGTTTTGTAATTTGTCATGTATTTCAGAAGAAGGGCAAAAGAAGGAAGCAGGAGCTCAAGGAGATCACCTCACAGGATGTGACTGGTGAGTGGCTTCCTTTACTCTATGAGAAAGTTTGACAGCAGCCGTGAGGTTTCTGCACTAGACAAAATTTGCAGTTGCGGACCTTAAGGTGTCCTCATTTTGTTGAACTTGGAGATAATGGTGACAGGCATAGTGAATTGATCCAGCAGTGCTGAGTCCATGACTTGATGTCCAACGGTCTCTGTGTCTAATCCAGTTAAGATCTTGCTGGAGAAGCTTCAGGAGCAGCAACAGGACCTGAAGTTCCTGCACGACATCCTCTCAGCAGCAAGCAGTACACAGACAGAGATGGTGATCCAAGTCCCCCAGAATGAACTCCTCCAGTTGGTCCAGGTCCTCACTGAGAAGGTACCTTTTCACACCTggaccaccaccacccagcCCCTATCGAGCCCACAGCATTAGTGGAACCTGCACTTTTCCCTTTGCACGTTTTGTGGTGCACCCCTTGACAAGGTATAACAGCTGGGCCTAGTATATGCTTGCCCCTAAAGTTCTCTTGGTACAAAGTCCCAACATACAGGTGGCCTTGATGTGTCAGGGCAGGAAGCCACACCACTTCCCACAACAGCATGTGACCCTGCAACTGCTGCTGGTGTCTGAGATGCCAGAGCAAAGGCAAATAGTGCACTCTGTGCGTGTGGACGTGAGAGAGCTGTGTGTTGGCCAGGTGTGTTGTCAACAAGCAGACCTTCTGTCTTCAGGTGAAAAGCAATACAGAAGATGAGTTTGAGGGTCGAATCCGGATCCTGACCGAGGAGCACCAGGTCAAAATGGAAGGTAAGAGGCACTTTAGAATAATCAACCAGCAGTTCAAATGTGCCTTTTGTTATTGAATAATTATTGAACCTCCATCCCCCAGAAGTGCAAAGAAAGCATGAAGAGGAGATGAAGTCAGTGATGGAGACTTTGCAGGGAGAAGATGCCCCACATCAAGTAAGACATGCTTCACATTAGTCTTGGGACTCAGAAAGATTGATGGCTGTAATGTTGCTGACCTCTTGACCTGTGACTCATTTGTGGCTGGGGTGAAGGGTGAGGCAGAGGAGATATTGGCTCAGTTCCAGGCTTTCCGAAAGCTGCAGAGGAGAGTGGAGGAAAGCACAATGAAGCGAGATCTACAGGTGAACATCCAGGTAGGGGAGACGGTGGTGTCACCATATTGTGGAAATGGGGGGGATGACAAGGGAACCTCACTGCAATACTGCATTAGGACAAATGGTAAAGAACGAATGATGCGGGAACCTGCTTGTCGGGATTTTGCTTTTATGCACCAGGCTGAATGTTGAAGCCAGCCAAACTTGAGTTTCTACCAAAATAAATCCCCATAAACATGCTCAGAGGTCACTCACCCCTTGCCTTGTAACTCTTCCTTGCAGGCACAAGGCAGCccaggtgcattctgggagcaggagctggagagcTTGCTGATTGTCATAGAGATGAAGAACGAGCTCTTCCGGGAGCAGTCAAAGAGACTTATACAGATGGAGCACCTGGTAGATTGCATACTGTTCCTGCTGACCGCTTCACCAATCCCACTGGCTCTTAGCACATGAAAAATAGACATCCAGCATACACCTCTACAGCATGATGTCTGTTATACCTTTGTGCGCCTTAACCTACTGTTTATTTCAGATGGAGAGGAACCGTTCCTTGGAGGACCGTCTATCACGTGTTCTTCAGCAGAACGAAGACTTGCTTGCCCGCATGGAGAAATCACAGACTTTGAACAAGTAAGATTTCATCCTGGTATTGTTAGGTTTCTACAAGGCTGTCAG encodes:
- the LOC108936461 gene encoding coiled-coil domain-containing protein 69-like yields the protein MGGTLSRARRTKKGKRRKQELKEITSQDVTVKILLEKLQEQQQDLKFLHDILSAASSTQTEMVIQVPQNELLQLVQVLTEKVKSNTEDEFEGRIRILTEEHQVKMEEVQRKHEEEMKSVMETLQGEDAPHQGEAEEILAQFQAFRKLQRRVEESTMKRDLQVNIQAQGSPGAFWEQELESLLIVIEMKNELFREQSKRLIQMEHLMERNRSLEDRLSRVLQQNEDLLARMEKSQTLNKWLSRGRGSL